The following are encoded together in the Streptomyces rapamycinicus NRRL 5491 genome:
- a CDS encoding type I polyketide synthase — translation MANPTDKIVGALRESLKETERLRRVNQQLTAASREPIAIVAMSCRYPGDVRGPEDLWELVTGGRDAISGFPGNRGWDLENLYDPDPDRQGTVYATEGGFLHDADQFDPAFFGISPREATVLDPQQRLLLETSWEAFERAGIDPAALRGSKTGVFVGAAYQGYIPDWPHMPEGLEGHLVTGISASIMSGRVAYTLGLEGPAVTIDTACSSSLVALHLACQSLRQGDCSLALAGGAAVMGAPMGLIGFARQRGLAQDGRCKAFAEGADGMGLGEGVGMLLLERLSDARRNGHKVLAVVRGSAVNQDGASNGLTAPNGRAQQRVIRQALANAALTAEQIDAIEAHGTGTPLGDPIEAGALLATYGKDRAADRPVLIGSLKSNIGHPQAAGGVGGVIKMVQAMRHGLLPRTLHAEERSSRIDWSAGAVELLTEAREWPRGEEPRRAAVSAFGASGTNVHTILEEAPEEERAETAAEGDTPVGRGVLPWVLSAKSATGLRAQAERLLTHVTARPGLSPADVGHSLATTRGRFDHRAMVLGGDRDELIDALGALASGGESPRVVRGDGATATDTRPVFVFPGQGSQWVGMAVELLDSSPVFAGRIAECEAGLAPFVDWSLTEVLRGEGPGLERVDVVQPGLWAVMVSLAEVWRACGVAPAAVVGHSQGEIAAAVVAGALSLEDGARVVALRSQAIGRGLAGRGGMMSVSEGADRVRERITAWDGRISVAAVNGPGSIVVSGAPEALRELQAECEAEGVRAKLIPVDYASHSAHVEELRDELLDVLAPIVPRRTEVPFCSTVTGDTIDTTCLDAGYWYTNLRETVELESAVRALSAAGFGTFLEMSPHPVLTMPLQATAEDAVVVGSLRRDEGGPERFLASLGEAFVRGVAVDWGAVLAGLGASVVELPTYAFQRQRYWLEGSSSSASAPTDGEAVDADFWDAVEREDLAALTAALEVDADESSLAMVVPALAAWRRARRERSVLDSWRYHVTWKPLGDALTSPHDRSAAGATWLIAAPAGAPEGPRVAEALRERGAQVRLVELTEADAVREALARRLGEATADTPPTAVLSLLALVEDPYRAGTAQPLGLALNLALLQALGDTGADVPVWYATRGAVSVGRADALDHPLQALSWGLGRIAAVEYPRRRGGLVDLPGTLDDRAVARLCGVLAGRLTDEDQVAVRASGVHGRRLVRAPAAPTDPTAPWQPGGTVLVTGGTGGLGAHVARWLARGGAEHLVLTSRRGPEAPGAEELAAELRESGARVTVAACDAADRDALADLLATLDADEAPLDAVVHTAGVLDDGVLDTLTPERADGVLRPKVDAALHLHELTRDRELSAFVLFSSFAGTLGGPGQGSYAAANAFLDALAHARRAQGLPATSVAWGAWSGGGLVDEAVQARLRATGMPAMAPDLAIAALQRALDVADTHVAVADVEWNRLIAATPSLDGAAVLGELPDARRAEEAAATTGEQDTPLAQRLAGLSPQEAEDALADLVSTEVAAALGYADTAAVEAGRAFRELGFDSLTAVDLRNRLNAATGLRLPVTLVFDYPTVTALARFLLAESGAGETAATAPAGPVPAAVAVDGDPIAIVAMSCRLPGGVTTPEELWRLLMDGRDAISDFPTDRGWDIDGHYDPDPDKPGTFYATGGGFLHQADHFDPEFFGISPREALAIDPQQRLLLETSWEAFERAGIDPASVKGTQAGVFIGASYNDYGSRFTRAPEEFEGYLATGSASSVASGRISYTFGLEGPAVTVDTACSSSLVALHQAAQALRQGECSLALAGGVVVMSTLDTFIEFSRQRAMAPDGRCKAFSADADGAGWAEGVGMLLLERLSDARRYGHEVLALVRGSAVNQDGASNGLTAPNGPSQQRVIRQALAGAGLSATDVDAVETHGTGTRLGDPIEAQALMATYGQGRDADRPLWLGALKSNIGHTQAASGVAGIIKTVLALRHGVLPKTLHADELSPDVDWSAGAVELLTEAREWPETGRPRRAGVSAFGVSGTNVHVVLEQGPEHTPPVAERTVDSDVVPWVLSARGETALRAQAGRLRAHLEERPELRPVDVGYALATGRAAFGHRAVVVGAEREELLRGLAELASGAARETVADTGRTAFLFTGQGAQRTGMGRELYDVFPVFTAAFDAVCAELDRHLDGSVREVVFGEDAERLNRTVFTQTALFALEVALYRLVESWDLRPDFLVGHSVGELAAAHVAGVFSLEDACALVAARGRLMQALPEGGAMVSLQAAEAEVLPHLEGHEDRVSVAAVNGPRATVISGDEGTVLRIAEATGAKSKRLTVSHAFHSPLMDAMLAEFATVAAGIGYSAPRIAVVSNVTGEAAGEELCTPEYWVRHVRRAVRFGDGIRFLAERNVTRFVELGPAGVLSAMGQECLAEADTETDADTAAAFVPLLRKDRGEAESLLAGVGRVHAHGGAVDWEQVFAGRGARRVALPTYAFQRQRYWLDAPATVGDVASAGLGAGGHPLLGAAVELADSDGLVLTGRLSTRGQPWLADHAVSGVVLFPGTAFLELAVQAGDRVGCGRVDELTLQAPLILPERGAVTLQLVVDPPEEDGRRALNVYSRPEDADREPPWTRHATGVLADGAAEGSYDLGGTWPPPGAEPIEVEDLYERFAAGGFGYGPAFQGLRAAWLRGDEVFAEVRLAQEQQSAATGYGLHPALLDAALHTIALGPMLKADEGRLPFSWTGVTLHASGAGEIRVRLTPSGTDTVALTVADTIGRPVATVESLVLRKRPERLGDAATGGDSLYRLDWVAADTSATTPEQPSGHWVLLGDDDFKLVGLDVRTYPNLEALPADPAAVPATVLVPCAPDPQGVADAVRAATHRALALLRAWLTEERFAASRLVFITRGAVAATPGADVPDLAHAAVWGLVRSAQSENPGRFVLVDLDEHEESALALPAALALDEPQLAVRQGDIAVARLTTTPVPDTAPPAWDPEGTVLVTGATGTIGGVIARHLVAEGGVRHLLLTSRRGPDAEGVAALRAELAELGAGVTLAACDVADREALAALLATVPAAHPLTAVVHTAGVLDDGVVSSLTPERLDTVLRPKVDAALTLHELTRDLDLSALVLFSSIAGTFGGMGQGNYAAANAFLDAFAQHCRAQGRPVQSHAWGLWAQRSEMTGKLAGADLNRLARGGIVPFSSEDGAGLFDAARAVDTAVVLPMRLDAAGLGARPGDVPALLRGLVRAAPATRPARRTAAGAGAAPARPEGLKQHLTSLPDAERGRFLLDLVRTTVAGVLGFESVAAVEAERGLLDLGFDSLTAVELRNQLGKATGRRLPVTLLFDYPTSTAIAAYLEAEIAPEAFTAASMTFPELDALESNLAEVAADDEARTTLASRLQDLLERLGQGPEDAEDAVAGRIDAASDDEIFDFIENELGL, via the coding sequence ATGGCAAACCCAACCGACAAGATCGTTGGCGCGCTGCGGGAGTCTCTGAAGGAGACCGAACGGCTGCGCCGGGTCAATCAGCAACTCACCGCCGCCTCCCGGGAACCCATCGCCATCGTGGCGATGAGCTGCCGCTACCCCGGCGATGTGCGCGGCCCCGAGGATCTGTGGGAGCTGGTCACCGGCGGGCGCGACGCCATCTCCGGATTCCCCGGCAACCGCGGCTGGGACCTGGAGAACCTCTACGACCCGGATCCCGACCGGCAGGGCACCGTCTACGCCACCGAGGGCGGATTCCTCCACGACGCCGACCAGTTCGACCCCGCGTTCTTCGGTATCTCCCCCCGTGAGGCCACCGTGCTGGACCCGCAGCAGCGGCTGCTGCTGGAGACCTCCTGGGAGGCGTTCGAGCGCGCCGGAATCGATCCGGCGGCGCTGCGCGGCAGCAAGACCGGCGTCTTCGTGGGCGCCGCCTACCAGGGCTACATCCCCGACTGGCCCCATATGCCCGAGGGCCTTGAGGGCCACCTGGTCACGGGCATCTCCGCGAGCATCATGTCCGGCCGCGTCGCCTACACCCTGGGTCTGGAGGGCCCGGCCGTCACCATCGACACCGCCTGCTCGTCCTCGTTGGTCGCCCTCCACCTGGCCTGCCAGTCGCTGCGCCAGGGCGACTGCTCGCTCGCCCTCGCGGGCGGCGCCGCCGTGATGGGCGCCCCGATGGGGCTCATCGGCTTCGCCCGGCAGCGCGGGCTGGCGCAGGACGGCCGCTGCAAGGCGTTCGCCGAGGGAGCCGACGGCATGGGCCTCGGCGAGGGCGTCGGCATGCTGCTGCTGGAACGCCTTTCGGACGCGCGGCGCAACGGCCACAAAGTGCTGGCCGTCGTGCGCGGCTCGGCCGTCAACCAGGACGGCGCCAGCAATGGCCTCACCGCGCCCAACGGCCGTGCCCAGCAGCGGGTGATCCGCCAGGCGCTCGCCAACGCCGCACTCACGGCGGAGCAGATCGACGCGATCGAGGCCCATGGCACCGGCACCCCGCTGGGCGACCCGATCGAGGCGGGCGCGCTGCTCGCCACGTACGGGAAGGACCGCGCGGCGGACCGCCCCGTGCTGATCGGCTCGCTGAAGTCCAACATCGGCCATCCGCAGGCCGCCGGTGGTGTCGGCGGTGTCATCAAGATGGTGCAGGCCATGCGCCACGGCCTGCTGCCCAGGACGCTCCACGCCGAGGAGCGCTCCTCGCGGATCGACTGGTCGGCGGGGGCGGTGGAGCTGCTGACCGAGGCCAGGGAGTGGCCGCGCGGCGAGGAGCCCCGCCGGGCCGCCGTCTCGGCCTTCGGGGCCAGTGGCACCAATGTGCACACCATCCTCGAGGAGGCTCCCGAGGAGGAGCGTGCGGAGACCGCGGCCGAGGGGGACACCCCGGTGGGCCGGGGAGTGCTGCCGTGGGTGCTGTCGGCGAAGAGCGCGACGGGCCTGCGGGCGCAGGCCGAACGGCTGCTGACGCATGTGACCGCGCGCCCCGGGCTTTCCCCGGCCGACGTCGGCCACTCGCTCGCCACCACCCGTGGCCGCTTCGACCACCGAGCGATGGTCCTCGGCGGCGACCGCGACGAACTGATCGACGCACTTGGCGCGTTGGCGTCGGGCGGCGAGTCCCCGCGTGTGGTGCGTGGCGACGGAGCGACGGCCACCGACACCCGTCCGGTGTTCGTGTTTCCGGGGCAGGGGTCGCAGTGGGTGGGGATGGCGGTGGAGTTGCTGGATTCGTCGCCGGTGTTCGCGGGTCGGATCGCGGAGTGTGAGGCGGGGCTGGCGCCGTTTGTGGACTGGTCGCTGACTGAGGTGTTGCGGGGTGAGGGTCCGGGGTTGGAGCGGGTGGATGTGGTGCAGCCGGGGTTGTGGGCGGTGATGGTGTCGTTGGCGGAGGTGTGGCGGGCGTGTGGGGTGGCTCCGGCCGCTGTGGTGGGGCATTCGCAGGGGGAGATCGCGGCCGCGGTGGTGGCGGGTGCGCTGTCGTTGGAGGACGGGGCGCGGGTGGTGGCGCTTCGGTCGCAGGCCATTGGGCGTGGGCTGGCGGGGCGTGGCGGGATGATGTCCGTCTCGGAGGGCGCTGATCGGGTGCGGGAGCGGATCACCGCCTGGGACGGCCGTATCTCTGTGGCGGCGGTCAATGGTCCCGGTTCGATCGTGGTGTCCGGTGCCCCGGAGGCACTGCGTGAACTCCAGGCGGAGTGCGAGGCCGAGGGCGTACGGGCGAAGCTGATCCCGGTCGACTACGCGTCCCACTCGGCCCATGTCGAGGAGTTGCGCGATGAACTCCTCGACGTCCTGGCCCCGATCGTCCCGCGCCGGACCGAGGTGCCGTTCTGCTCGACGGTCACCGGCGACACCATCGACACCACCTGCCTGGACGCCGGGTACTGGTACACAAATCTGCGGGAGACCGTCGAGCTGGAGTCGGCGGTACGAGCCCTCTCCGCCGCCGGGTTCGGGACGTTCCTGGAGATGTCCCCCCATCCGGTGCTGACGATGCCGCTTCAGGCGACCGCCGAGGATGCCGTGGTCGTGGGGTCGCTGCGGCGCGACGAGGGTGGTCCGGAGCGGTTCCTGGCCTCGCTGGGCGAGGCGTTCGTCCGTGGCGTGGCGGTTGACTGGGGCGCGGTGCTGGCCGGGCTGGGCGCGTCCGTGGTGGAACTGCCCACGTACGCCTTCCAGCGGCAGCGCTACTGGCTCGAAGGCTCCTCCTCATCCGCCTCCGCACCCACCGATGGCGAGGCGGTGGACGCGGACTTCTGGGACGCCGTGGAGCGCGAGGATCTGGCCGCGCTGACCGCCGCGCTGGAGGTGGACGCCGACGAGTCGTCCCTGGCCATGGTGGTTCCGGCGCTGGCCGCCTGGCGCCGGGCGCGCCGCGAGCGGTCCGTGCTCGACTCCTGGCGCTACCACGTCACCTGGAAGCCCCTGGGCGACGCTCTCACCTCCCCCCACGACCGCTCGGCCGCCGGTGCCACCTGGCTGATCGCCGCGCCCGCCGGAGCGCCGGAGGGCCCGCGCGTCGCGGAGGCGCTGCGGGAACGCGGCGCCCAGGTGCGGCTGGTGGAGCTGACCGAGGCCGACGCCGTACGCGAGGCGCTCGCCCGCAGGCTCGGCGAGGCCACGGCGGATACGCCGCCGACCGCGGTGCTCTCGCTCCTCGCGCTCGTCGAGGACCCGTACCGCGCGGGCACGGCGCAGCCGCTCGGCCTGGCCCTCAACCTCGCCCTGCTGCAGGCGCTCGGCGACACCGGGGCCGATGTCCCGGTGTGGTACGCCACGCGCGGGGCGGTGTCCGTGGGCCGCGCGGACGCGCTGGACCACCCGCTGCAGGCGCTCAGCTGGGGCCTGGGCCGGATCGCGGCCGTGGAGTACCCGCGGCGCCGGGGCGGTCTGGTGGATCTGCCCGGCACCCTCGACGACCGCGCCGTCGCGCGGCTGTGCGGTGTGCTCGCGGGCCGGCTGACGGACGAGGACCAGGTCGCGGTGCGCGCCTCCGGGGTCCACGGGCGCAGGCTGGTCAGGGCCCCGGCGGCACCGACCGACCCCACCGCACCGTGGCAACCGGGCGGCACCGTGCTGGTCACCGGCGGCACCGGCGGCCTGGGCGCCCATGTGGCGCGCTGGCTGGCCCGGGGCGGCGCCGAACACCTGGTGCTCACCAGCCGCCGGGGCCCCGAAGCGCCCGGAGCGGAAGAACTCGCCGCCGAGCTACGGGAGTCGGGGGCCCGGGTGACCGTGGCCGCGTGCGACGCGGCCGACCGCGACGCGCTGGCCGACCTCCTCGCCACGCTGGACGCGGACGAGGCACCGCTCGACGCCGTCGTCCACACCGCGGGCGTCCTGGACGACGGGGTGCTCGACACCCTCACCCCCGAGCGCGCCGACGGGGTGCTGCGCCCGAAGGTGGACGCGGCGCTCCATCTGCACGAGCTCACCCGTGACCGCGAGCTGTCCGCCTTCGTGCTCTTCTCCTCCTTCGCGGGCACGCTCGGCGGCCCCGGCCAGGGCAGCTACGCGGCCGCCAACGCCTTCCTCGACGCGCTCGCACACGCCCGCCGCGCCCAGGGCCTCCCCGCCACCTCCGTGGCCTGGGGCGCGTGGTCCGGCGGCGGGCTGGTGGACGAGGCCGTCCAGGCGCGGCTGCGCGCCACCGGTATGCCCGCCATGGCGCCCGACCTGGCGATCGCCGCCCTGCAGCGCGCCCTGGACGTGGCCGACACCCATGTGGCCGTGGCCGACGTCGAGTGGAACCGGCTCATCGCCGCCACCCCCTCGCTGGACGGGGCCGCCGTGCTCGGCGAACTCCCCGACGCCCGGCGGGCGGAGGAGGCGGCCGCCACCACGGGCGAGCAGGACACGCCCCTGGCCCAGCGGCTGGCCGGGCTGTCGCCGCAGGAGGCCGAGGACGCGCTGGCCGACCTCGTCAGCACCGAAGTGGCCGCCGCTCTCGGCTACGCCGACACCGCGGCGGTCGAGGCCGGGCGTGCCTTCCGCGAACTGGGCTTCGACTCACTGACCGCCGTCGACCTGCGGAACCGGCTGAACGCGGCCACCGGGCTGCGGCTGCCGGTCACCCTCGTCTTCGACTACCCGACCGTCACCGCGCTGGCCCGCTTCCTGCTCGCCGAGAGCGGCGCCGGTGAAACCGCGGCCACCGCCCCGGCGGGGCCGGTGCCCGCCGCCGTCGCGGTGGACGGTGACCCGATCGCCATCGTGGCCATGAGCTGCCGCCTCCCCGGCGGGGTGACCACCCCCGAGGAGCTGTGGCGGCTGCTGATGGACGGCCGGGACGCCATCTCGGACTTCCCCACCGACCGCGGCTGGGACATCGACGGCCACTACGACCCCGACCCCGACAAGCCGGGCACCTTCTACGCCACCGGTGGTGGCTTCCTCCACCAGGCCGACCACTTCGACCCCGAGTTCTTCGGGATCTCACCGCGCGAGGCGCTCGCCATCGACCCCCAGCAGCGGCTGCTGCTGGAGACCAGCTGGGAGGCGTTCGAGCGGGCCGGGATCGACCCGGCCTCGGTGAAGGGCACCCAGGCCGGAGTCTTCATCGGCGCCAGCTACAACGACTACGGCTCCCGCTTCACCCGCGCGCCCGAGGAGTTCGAGGGCTATCTGGCCACCGGCAGCGCGAGCAGCGTGGCGTCCGGGCGCATCTCGTACACCTTCGGCCTCGAAGGGCCCGCGGTCACCGTGGACACCGCCTGCTCGTCCTCGCTGGTCGCCCTCCACCAGGCGGCCCAGGCGCTGCGCCAGGGGGAGTGCTCGCTGGCGCTCGCGGGCGGTGTCGTGGTGATGTCCACGCTGGACACATTCATCGAGTTCAGCCGGCAGCGGGCCATGGCCCCCGACGGCCGCTGCAAGGCGTTCTCGGCGGACGCCGACGGCGCCGGGTGGGCCGAGGGCGTCGGCATGCTGCTGCTGGAGCGGCTCTCCGACGCGCGGAGATACGGCCACGAGGTGCTGGCGCTGGTGCGCGGCTCGGCCGTCAACCAGGACGGCGCCAGCAACGGCCTCACCGCCCCCAACGGCCCCTCCCAGCAGCGGGTGATCCGCCAGGCGCTGGCCGGGGCTGGCCTGTCGGCCACCGATGTGGACGCGGTCGAGACCCACGGCACCGGCACCCGGCTCGGCGACCCCATCGAGGCACAGGCCCTGATGGCCACCTACGGCCAGGGGCGGGACGCCGACCGGCCGCTGTGGCTGGGGGCGCTGAAGTCCAACATCGGCCACACCCAGGCCGCTTCGGGCGTCGCCGGGATCATCAAGACGGTGCTGGCGCTGCGCCACGGCGTGCTGCCCAAGACCCTCCACGCCGATGAACTCTCGCCCGACGTGGACTGGTCGGCCGGTGCGGTGGAGCTGCTGACCGAGGCCCGGGAGTGGCCCGAGACGGGGCGGCCGCGGCGCGCGGGCGTGTCCGCCTTCGGCGTCAGCGGCACGAACGTCCATGTGGTGCTGGAGCAGGGCCCCGAGCACACCCCGCCGGTGGCCGAGCGGACGGTCGACTCGGACGTGGTGCCGTGGGTGCTCTCCGCGCGCGGCGAGACGGCCCTGCGGGCGCAGGCCGGGCGGCTGCGCGCCCATCTGGAGGAGCGGCCGGAGCTGCGCCCGGTGGATGTCGGCTACGCGCTGGCGACGGGCCGCGCGGCCTTCGGCCACCGCGCCGTGGTCGTCGGCGCCGAGCGGGAGGAACTGCTGCGGGGCCTGGCGGAGCTGGCCTCGGGGGCGGCGCGGGAGACGGTGGCCGACACCGGTAGGACGGCCTTCCTGTTCACCGGTCAGGGCGCCCAACGGACGGGCATGGGGCGGGAGTTGTACGACGTCTTTCCGGTGTTCACGGCGGCGTTCGACGCGGTGTGCGCGGAGCTGGACCGCCATCTGGACGGTTCGGTGCGGGAGGTGGTGTTCGGCGAGGACGCGGAGCGGCTGAACCGGACCGTGTTCACCCAGACCGCGCTGTTCGCCCTCGAAGTGGCGCTGTACCGGCTGGTCGAGTCCTGGGATCTGCGACCGGACTTCCTGGTCGGCCACTCGGTGGGCGAGCTGGCGGCCGCCCATGTGGCCGGGGTGTTCTCGCTGGAGGACGCCTGTGCGCTGGTGGCGGCCCGGGGCCGGCTGATGCAGGCGCTGCCGGAGGGCGGTGCGATGGTGTCGCTCCAGGCGGCCGAGGCCGAGGTGCTGCCGCATCTCGAAGGCCACGAGGACCGGGTGAGCGTGGCGGCGGTCAACGGGCCGCGGGCGACCGTCATCTCCGGTGACGAGGGCACCGTCCTGCGGATCGCGGAAGCGACCGGGGCCAAGAGCAAGCGGCTCACCGTCTCCCACGCCTTCCACTCGCCGCTGATGGACGCGATGCTCGCCGAGTTCGCCACGGTGGCCGCCGGGATCGGCTACTCCGCGCCGCGCATCGCGGTGGTCTCCAACGTCACCGGTGAGGCGGCGGGCGAGGAGCTGTGCACGCCGGAGTACTGGGTGCGCCACGTCCGCCGGGCGGTGCGCTTCGGGGACGGCATCCGCTTCCTCGCCGAGCGAAATGTGACCCGCTTCGTCGAGCTCGGCCCCGCGGGCGTGCTCTCCGCCATGGGCCAGGAGTGCCTGGCCGAGGCCGACACCGAGACCGACGCCGACACCGCGGCCGCGTTCGTCCCCCTGCTGCGCAAGGACCGCGGCGAGGCCGAGTCGCTGCTGGCCGGGGTGGGCCGGGTGCACGCCCACGGTGGCGCGGTGGACTGGGAGCAGGTGTTCGCGGGCCGTGGCGCCCGCCGGGTGGCGCTGCCCACGTACGCCTTCCAGCGGCAGCGCTACTGGCTGGACGCGCCCGCCACCGTGGGCGATGTGGCCTCGGCCGGTCTCGGCGCCGGCGGGCACCCCCTGCTGGGCGCGGCCGTCGAACTCGCCGACAGCGACGGCCTGGTGCTCACCGGGCGGCTGTCCACGCGCGGCCAGCCCTGGCTGGCCGACCACGCGGTCTCCGGTGTGGTCCTCTTCCCCGGCACCGCGTTCCTGGAACTCGCGGTCCAGGCCGGGGACCGGGTGGGCTGCGGCCGGGTCGACGAGCTGACCCTTCAGGCGCCGCTCATCCTGCCCGAGCGTGGCGCCGTCACCCTGCAACTGGTGGTGGACCCGCCCGAGGAAGACGGCCGGCGCGCCCTGAACGTCTACTCCCGCCCCGAGGACGCGGACCGTGAGCCGCCGTGGACCCGGCACGCCACGGGTGTGCTGGCGGACGGTGCCGCCGAGGGTTCGTACGACCTGGGCGGGACGTGGCCGCCGCCGGGCGCCGAGCCGATCGAGGTCGAGGACCTGTACGAGCGGTTCGCCGCGGGCGGCTTCGGCTACGGCCCGGCGTTCCAGGGGCTGCGCGCGGCCTGGCTGCGCGGCGACGAGGTGTTCGCCGAGGTACGGCTGGCGCAGGAGCAGCAGTCCGCCGCCACCGGCTACGGACTGCACCCCGCCCTGCTGGACGCCGCGCTGCACACCATCGCGCTCGGCCCGATGCTCAAGGCGGACGAGGGCCGGTTGCCGTTCTCCTGGACCGGGGTGACACTGCACGCCTCCGGGGCCGGTGAGATACGGGTGCGGCTCACGCCGAGCGGCACCGACACGGTGGCCCTGACCGTGGCGGACACCATCGGGCGGCCGGTGGCCACCGTCGAATCGCTGGTGCTGCGCAAGCGGCCCGAACGGCTCGGCGACGCCGCCACCGGCGGTGACTCGCTCTACCGGCTCGACTGGGTGGCCGCCGACACCTCCGCCACCACGCCCGAACAACCCTCCGGGCACTGGGTCCTGCTCGGCGACGACGACTTCAAGCTGGTCGGACTCGATGTGCGCACATACCCGAACCTGGAGGCGCTGCCCGCCGACCCGGCCGCCGTGCCCGCCACCGTACTGGTGCCCTGCGCACCGGACCCCCAGGGCGTGGCCGACGCCGTTCGGGCCGCGACCCACCGGGCGCTGGCGCTGCTCCGGGCCTGGCTGACCGAGGAGCGGTTCGCCGCCTCCCGCCTGGTGTTCATCACCCGGGGCGCGGTGGCCGCCACGCCCGGCGCGGACGTGCCCGATCTGGCGCACGCCGCCGTCTGGGGCCTGGTGCGCTCCGCGCAGTCGGAGAACCCCGGCCGGTTCGTGCTCGTCGACCTCGACGAGCACGAGGAGTCGGCGCTCGCCCTGCCGGCCGCGCTCGCCCTGGACGAGCCACAACTCGCCGTGCGCCAGGGCGACATCGCGGTGGCCAGGCTCACCACCACCCCCGTCCCCGACACCGCCCCGCCCGCCTGGGACCCCGAGGGCACGGTGCTGGTCACCGGGGCCACCGGCACCATCGGCGGGGTCATCGCCCGCCATCTGGTGGCCGAGGGCGGAGTGCGGCATCTGCTGCTCACGAGCCGCCGTGGCCCGGACGCCGAGGGCGTGGCCGCACTCCGTGCGGAGCTGGCGGAGTTGGGCGCCGGGGTCACCCTCGCCGCCTGCGATGTGGCCGACCGGGAGGCGCTGGCGGCGCTGCTGGCCACCGTCCCCGCCGCACATCCGCTGACGGCCGTCGTGCACACGGCGGGCGTCCTGGACGACGGTGTGGTCTCCTCGCTCACCCCCGAGCGGCTGGACACGGTGCTGCGGCCCAAGGTCGACGCCGCGCTCACTCTGCACGAGCTGACCCGCGATCTGGACCTGTCCGCGCTCGTCCTGTTCTCCTCCATCGCCGGCACCTTCGGCGGAATGGGCCAGGGCAACTACGCGGCGGCCAACGCCTTCCTCGACGCCTTCGCCCAGCACTGCCGCGCCCAGGGCCGGCCCGTCCAGTCACACGCGTGGGGGCTGTGGGCCCAGCGCAGCGAGATGACCGGCAAGCTGGCGGGCGCCGATCTGAACCGGCTGGCGCGCGGTGGCATCGTCCCGTTCTCCTCCGAGGACGGCGCCGGGCTGTTCGACGCCGCACGCGCCGTGGACACCGCCGTCGTGCTGCCGATGCGGCTGGACGCCGCGGGGCTCGGGGCACGGCCCGGTGACGTACCGGCGCTGCTGCGCGGGCTGGTGAGGGCCGCGCCCGCCACCAGGCCCGCCCGGCGGACGGCCGCCGGAGCCGGGGCCGCGCCCGCGCGGCCCGAGGGGCTCAAGCAGCATCTGACGAGCCTGCCGGACGCCGAGCGTGGCCGGTTCCTGCTGGACCTGGTCCGCACCACCGTGGCCGGGGTGCTGGGCTTCGAGTCGGTGGCGGCCGTCGAGGCGGAGCGCGGACTGCTGGACCTCGGCTTCGACTCGCTCACCGCGGTCGAACTCCGCAACCAGCTCGGCAAGGCCACCGGCCGGCGCCTGCCGGTGACCCTGCTCTTCGACTACCCCACCTCCACGGCGATCGCCGCGTACCTGGAAGCGGAGATCGCCCCGGAGGCATTCACCGCCGCGTCGATGACCTTCCCGGAACTCGACGCCCTGGAAAGCAACCTGGCCGAGGTCGCCGCCGACGACGAGGCGCGCACCACGCTCGCCTCGCGTCTGCAGGACCTGCTGGAACGGCTCGGCCAGGGCCCGGAGGACGCGGAGGACGCGGTCGCCGGCCGCATCGACGCCGCCTCGGACGACGAGATCTTCGACTTCATCGAGAACGAACTCGGCCTGTAG